Genomic segment of Parageobacillus genomosp. 1:
ATAGCGAGTCATGTACAGGAACCACTATGGATTTATAATGATTTTTTTTGTTCTTCGTGCCATAAGTGTGAACAGTGTCAGTGAAAAATATAATTTCGTGAATTTTAGAGGAAACTAAACAACAATAAGGCTGTTCAGGATAATAAGTTGTCGTATAAAACAGTTTTGTGTCTAATTGGGGAATTTGTCTATTGTTTAGGTCAAGAAATTCAGATGTATGTTGAACTGTACCGCCAAAGACAGGAGGATGAAGAAAATCGTCAATTTCTACAAACGTGGAGAATGGGCTTTTTATAGTCATAGAACATATTTTTCCGTATTGGTCCTTATCATCAGTACGATTGGTTTCATCAATATCCTCTTTGGCAAGCATATGACTTATTTCATCCGCAAAACTAGATTCAGAAGTATGCACAGGTTCAAAAGCAGAATCGATTTGCGGCTTATCATTTGTTTTATCGACATGGCAAGTTTGAAGATCATGCTTAAATTTAGCACGTATCTTCTTCATTTTCTCATGGTCAATCCTTTTCATTACATTTCACTCCCGATCAAATTATCGTCACTGTATTATTTATTTATGTTTTATTTCCGCTTTTGTCCCTGTACGATTCCGGAAATTTCGAAAGTACGGCACTCTTTTACATAGTGAGTGGTTTTATTCAAATATTTGTTACAGCTTTGGAAGTGTAAGCGTTACAATCAAAAAATTAAATAAAAGTTCACAAATGTTTGTACCATCATCATTTACAATATATACGTGAAAATATTCACAAATAAATATATAAAAATAATATTTATTCCGCTAGATTGGTCGCCAAAGAAAGGATGAATCTATCTTGGAGATATTATCGATGAGTGGAATTGTTATTCGATTTTTATTAGGCGGAGGCGCGGTCGTCGCTTCTACCATTATCTCAAGAAAATTAGGATCAAAAATCGGAGGAATTTTTGCGGCCTTTCCTGCTGTATTTTTCGCGGCATTATTGACGCTTCGCTTAGATGTAAAAGGCGGTGAGTTAGTGGAAAAGTCGATTGTTCTATCCCAAGGGGCAGTTGTCGGGATGTTCATGAATATTATGTGCGCAATAGCGGTCGTTTATCTTTGTACTAAGCAAGGTTGGAAACGCGGGCTTGCACAATCGCTGGCTGGATGGTTTATTGTATCCATTGCTTATGCTTTTATTTCAAGATATTTCTAAAGTTAAGGTGATTTTTATGGATGGACGTGATTTATTTTTCCGTTTTTTATTTGGCGGCTCTGCAGTTGTACTAAGTTATGTAACGGCAAAACTGTTGCCATGGAAAGTTATCGGGGGCATTTTCGCGGCATTCCCAGCTGTTATGGTCGTTGCCGTGATGATGGTTGGCACGAAGAACGGATCTAAAGAAGCAGCAAAAACAGCGCAAGGATCTGTTTATGGAATGGTCGGGTGTTTTATTTGTGTATTAGCGGTGTTATTTTCCCTACAATTTACACACAATTGGTGGGGAAGTTTTATTTTTGGTTTGATTACATGGTTTGCAAGTTCGTTATTCCTTGTATACATGCGAGATCATAAAAAGGAAAGCAGAGTATCAAGCATCAAATCGCAACATTGATAAAGAAAAAGCCAATGGAACCATGAGTAGCGAATATAGAAACCTGGCACGATACGAACGTGCCAGGTTTTTTGTGTGTCATGAAAAAAATTGTTCTTTTCTTTTAAAAAATTGGAGTGATAGGGGGCGATGGAGCTTAAATATATTCAAGATCTATACTGATTTCTGAGTCCATTCTAGATGTATCCTTGTGAAAATCGAAGAAATTCAAAGAAAAACAATATTTTAGAGAGTGTTCTCTCGTTCAATAATTATGATTTTAACATCAGAATTTTTAAAATATACAAAATATATAAAAAAGTATATAAATAATTTTACATTTTGTCCAATGAATGAGGTTTTTTGATTCTATACAATAAAGTTAGTATTCATAACACCAAAGCGTAGTTATCATCGGAGAAATGGATAAGCGAGTCATTCGAGAAGTGTGCGATGCACGGTAATTTTATCGAGATCGTCGTCCTTGAAGCATACATGA
This window contains:
- a CDS encoding DUF3147 family protein, which gives rise to MDGRDLFFRFLFGGSAVVLSYVTAKLLPWKVIGGIFAAFPAVMVVAVMMVGTKNGSKEAAKTAQGSVYGMVGCFICVLAVLFSLQFTHNWWGSFIFGLITWFASSLFLVYMRDHKKESRVSSIKSQH
- a CDS encoding BC_2427 family protein, with the protein product MKRIDHEKMKKIRAKFKHDLQTCHVDKTNDKPQIDSAFEPVHTSESSFADEISHMLAKEDIDETNRTDDKDQYGKICSMTIKSPFSTFVEIDDFLHPPVFGGTVQHTSEFLDLNNRQIPQLDTKLFYTTTYYPEQPYCCLVSSKIHEIIFFTDTVHTYGTKNKKNHYKSIVVPVHDSLFTKTKETNNRSCTSHDFIQIRVPVVVGEYEIEICLEEDVVFEEEIMKVNEISKEVVLTNCKFAPTQFSPSFDNGTCTALKGNLFIEGYIHQNIKYTAIYNRNEGSTQKEPVAHLHQLRQKIVLDLIIHLLQVQQVRVSYDGKGI
- a CDS encoding DUF3147 family protein, giving the protein MSGIVIRFLLGGGAVVASTIISRKLGSKIGGIFAAFPAVFFAALLTLRLDVKGGELVEKSIVLSQGAVVGMFMNIMCAIAVVYLCTKQGWKRGLAQSLAGWFIVSIAYAFISRYF